Proteins from a single region of Segatella copri:
- a CDS encoding CYTH domain-containing protein — MSGLEIERKFLVKKGDAYKSAAFSSSHIQQGYIPAEGATVRVRTRDEKAYLTIKGKSVNGGMTRYEFEKEITMDEAQHLLQLCQGGVIDKRRYLVKSGSHTFEVDEFYGDNEGLVMAEVELASETEAYEKPDFIGMEVTGDKRFYNSHLLGNPFSKWRDTLPAEYR, encoded by the coding sequence ATGAGTGGATTAGAGATAGAAAGAAAATTCCTCGTTAAGAAGGGCGACGCTTATAAAAGCGCCGCCTTTTCTTCTAGTCATATCCAGCAGGGATATATTCCTGCCGAGGGGGCTACGGTGCGGGTTCGCACACGGGATGAGAAGGCTTACCTTACCATTAAGGGCAAGTCGGTAAATGGCGGCATGACCCGCTATGAGTTTGAAAAGGAGATAACGATGGACGAGGCGCAGCATCTTCTGCAACTTTGTCAGGGAGGCGTTATCGATAAGCGTCGCTATCTTGTGAAAAGTGGCAGTCATACCTTCGAGGTAGATGAGTTCTATGGCGATAACGAAGGTCTGGTCATGGCAGAGGTGGAGTTGGCTAGCGAGACTGAAGCCTATGAGAAACCTGATTTCATCGGCATGGAGGTAACAGGTGATAAGCGATTCTACAATTCGCATCTCTTGGGCAATCCTTTCTCGAAGTGGCGTGATACCTTGCCGGCTGAATATCGTTAG
- a CDS encoding subtilase translates to MKKAYLLLLAGMLSTAVFAGSKQTVKINGQVIDKTVTEITFDGDNVVLQYSDNTSDQTDMSLVTLSFTYQNTGISQIEDIKKALQGKVYNLLGQCVGKSPKGLSKGVYIINGKKVIIK, encoded by the coding sequence ATGAAAAAAGCTTATTTATTATTGTTGGCTGGAATGTTGTCTACGGCAGTATTTGCCGGCAGCAAACAGACGGTTAAGATTAATGGCCAGGTCATAGACAAGACTGTCACAGAGATTACCTTCGATGGCGACAATGTCGTTCTTCAGTATTCAGATAATACATCTGATCAGACGGATATGTCGCTCGTAACCCTTTCTTTCACTTATCAAAATACCGGCATCAGCCAGATAGAAGATATAAAGAAAGCATTGCAAGGAAAGGTTTATAACCTTCTGGGCCAATGTGTTGGTAAATCCCCTAAGGGCTTATCTAAGGGTGTTTATATTATTAATGGTAAGAAAGTTATCATCAAATAA
- a CDS encoding sodium-dependent transporter translates to MTDSNRGSFGSKIGLILATAGGAVGLGNVWRFPYMAGQEGGAAFILVYIGSVLLLGIPCMISEFIIGRHGASNTARAYTKLSNGTAWKWVGYLEVLTGFLITGYYAVVSGWCLQYVYASIMGELHGDPTFVANYFKEFSSDPMRPVMWTVVIFLICHFVIIHGVRGGIEKASKVMMPLLFILLLIIVVAACLLPDAGKGVEFLLKPDFGKVDRNVFLNALGQSFYSMSIGMGCICTYASYFSRQTNLFKSALQISIIDLLVAVLAGLMIFPAAFSVGISPDSGPSLIFITLPNVFNQAFASFPVLGWIISLFFYVLLSVAALTSLMSLHEVNTSFFYEELKIDRKKGATIVTVSCAIIGAFCSLSLGATDKLSFFGKALFDWFDFVTGQIFLPLGGFLTCLFLGWYVPKQIVQDEFTNWGTLKGRLFGIYLFLIKFVCPVLIFLVFLNQFGVF, encoded by the coding sequence ATGACAGATTCAAATAGAGGAAGTTTTGGTAGCAAGATTGGATTGATTCTTGCTACAGCAGGTGGCGCCGTAGGTTTGGGTAACGTATGGCGCTTCCCTTATATGGCTGGTCAGGAAGGTGGCGCAGCCTTTATTCTGGTATACATCGGAAGTGTGCTCCTGTTGGGCATTCCATGTATGATTTCTGAGTTTATCATCGGCCGTCATGGTGCCTCAAATACCGCACGTGCCTATACCAAACTCTCTAATGGTACGGCATGGAAGTGGGTAGGTTACCTGGAGGTGCTTACCGGTTTTCTGATTACGGGCTATTATGCGGTAGTTTCGGGCTGGTGTCTGCAGTATGTCTATGCCAGCATCATGGGCGAACTGCATGGTGACCCTACCTTTGTGGCGAATTACTTCAAGGAGTTTTCTTCTGATCCTATGCGTCCGGTTATGTGGACGGTAGTGATATTCCTGATTTGTCATTTCGTGATTATTCATGGTGTGCGTGGCGGTATAGAGAAGGCTTCTAAGGTGATGATGCCTCTCCTGTTCATCCTGCTTTTGATCATTGTGGTAGCAGCTTGTCTGTTGCCGGATGCAGGTAAGGGCGTGGAGTTCCTGTTGAAGCCTGATTTCGGAAAGGTAGACAGAAACGTGTTCCTGAATGCCTTGGGACAGTCGTTCTATTCTATGAGTATCGGTATGGGCTGTATCTGTACCTATGCCTCTTACTTCAGCCGTCAGACCAATCTCTTTAAGAGTGCTTTGCAGATTTCCATCATTGATTTGCTGGTAGCAGTACTGGCTGGTCTGATGATTTTCCCTGCAGCCTTCTCTGTAGGAATATCACCGGATAGTGGTCCTTCGCTCATCTTCATCACTTTGCCGAATGTCTTTAATCAGGCGTTTGCATCGTTCCCTGTATTGGGATGGATCATCTCGCTGTTCTTCTACGTATTGCTGTCGGTAGCTGCCTTGACCTCGCTGATGTCACTTCATGAGGTGAATACCTCTTTCTTCTATGAGGAGTTGAAGATAGATCGCAAGAAAGGTGCTACCATCGTTACGGTTTCCTGTGCCATCATCGGAGCCTTCTGTTCGCTCTCTTTGGGTGCAACAGATAAGCTTTCGTTCTTCGGAAAGGCGCTGTTCGATTGGTTCGACTTTGTTACGGGTCAGATATTCCTTCCTCTGGGAGGATTCCTTACCTGCCTGTTCCTGGGCTGGTATGTACCTAAGCAGATCGTACAGGATGAGTTTACTAACTGGGGAACCTTGAAGGGCCGTCTCTTCGGTATCTATCTTTTCCTGATTAAGTTCGTTTGTCCTGTCCTCATCTTTCTGGTATTTCTGAACCAGTTTGGTGTCTTCTGA
- a CDS encoding AMP-dependent synthetase/ligase has protein sequence MQINSHLSVLVHNLAKKWGEKTALTFRKFGSDQWQSVSFNLFSLRVKQVSNALLNLGAKPLDKIAVFSQNCVHYLYTDFGAYGIRVTSVPFYANSSEQQIQYMINDAQIRFLFVGEQEQYDKAHRIFALCPSLERIIIFDSSVRISTHDPAALYFKDFLKLGENLPRQTEVEELYKQASMDDLANILYTSGTTGDSKGVMLTYSQYYAALKANNECIPVTEKDRVIDFLPFTHIFERGWAYLCLSEGAELIINTYPHEIQESMREMHPTCMCSVPRFWEKVYIAVKAKMDDAGPIQKKLFYHALAVGKKRNIEYLANCKRPPLTLELEYRIINKTVLSMVRNQLGLEKPNIFPTAGAYVSPEVEEFVHAIGINMVVGYGLTESLATVSCDHLDKKRSLGSVGRPISCIQVKIGEDNEVLLKGPTITPGYYHRDTTNAKAFDKDGFFHTGDAGYMKDGELYLTERIKDLFKTSNGKYIAPQQVESLLLVDKFIDQVAVVADQRKFVSALVVPEFRLVEDWAREHHIAFTCREDLCANEKVQKMLMDRIQILQQNLAYYEQIKRITLLAHHFSMESGELTNTLKIRRPIINKNYKAEIDKMYEE, from the coding sequence ATGCAGATTAATAGTCATCTTTCGGTACTGGTACATAATCTCGCCAAGAAATGGGGAGAGAAAACTGCTTTAACTTTCAGAAAGTTTGGCAGCGACCAGTGGCAATCGGTTTCATTCAACCTCTTTTCCTTAAGAGTGAAACAAGTGAGCAATGCCCTCCTGAATCTTGGGGCTAAACCTCTTGACAAAATCGCAGTCTTCTCGCAGAACTGTGTGCATTATCTGTACACCGACTTCGGTGCGTACGGTATCAGAGTTACCTCTGTGCCTTTCTATGCCAACAGCAGCGAGCAGCAGATTCAATATATGATTAATGATGCGCAGATTCGCTTCCTCTTTGTTGGCGAACAGGAGCAGTATGACAAGGCTCACCGTATCTTTGCCCTCTGTCCATCTCTGGAGCGTATCATCATCTTCGATTCAAGCGTACGCATCAGTACCCACGATCCTGCAGCCCTCTATTTCAAGGACTTCCTGAAGCTGGGAGAGAATCTTCCTCGTCAGACGGAGGTAGAGGAACTCTACAAACAGGCAAGTATGGATGACTTGGCTAATATCCTCTATACCAGTGGAACAACTGGAGATAGCAAGGGCGTGATGCTGACCTATAGCCAGTATTATGCTGCTTTGAAGGCAAACAATGAGTGCATTCCTGTTACCGAAAAGGACCGTGTCATCGACTTCCTTCCATTCACCCATATCTTTGAGCGTGGATGGGCATATCTCTGCTTGAGCGAAGGTGCCGAACTCATCATCAATACTTATCCTCATGAAATTCAGGAGAGTATGAGAGAGATGCATCCTACCTGTATGTGTAGTGTGCCACGTTTCTGGGAGAAGGTGTATATCGCCGTAAAGGCAAAGATGGATGATGCCGGTCCTATCCAGAAGAAACTCTTCTACCATGCCTTGGCGGTAGGAAAGAAGCGGAATATAGAATATCTGGCAAACTGCAAGCGCCCTCCTCTGACATTGGAGTTGGAATATAGAATTATCAACAAGACCGTTTTGAGCATGGTTCGCAATCAGTTGGGCTTGGAAAAACCGAATATCTTCCCTACAGCGGGTGCTTATGTAAGTCCGGAAGTAGAGGAGTTTGTACATGCCATCGGTATCAATATGGTGGTGGGTTACGGTCTGACCGAGAGTCTTGCTACCGTATCTTGCGATCATCTCGACAAGAAACGCAGTCTGGGTTCGGTGGGTCGCCCTATCTCCTGCATTCAGGTAAAGATAGGTGAGGATAATGAGGTGCTTCTCAAGGGTCCTACCATCACTCCGGGCTATTATCATCGTGATACCACCAATGCGAAGGCATTCGACAAGGATGGATTCTTCCATACCGGTGATGCCGGCTACATGAAGGATGGCGAGCTTTATCTCACCGAGCGTATCAAGGACCTGTTCAAGACATCGAATGGTAAATATATCGCTCCGCAGCAGGTAGAATCGTTGCTCCTGGTAGATAAGTTTATCGATCAGGTGGCTGTTGTTGCCGACCAGCGCAAGTTCGTTTCAGCCCTCGTCGTTCCAGAGTTCCGTCTCGTGGAGGACTGGGCACGTGAGCATCATATCGCCTTCACCTGCCGTGAAGATTTGTGTGCTAACGAGAAGGTGCAGAAGATGCTGATGGACCGTATCCAGATTCTCCAGCAAAATCTGGCTTATTATGAGCAGATTAAGCGCATTACCCTCCTGGCTCACCACTTCTCTATGGAGTCGGGTGAGTTGACCAATACCTTGAAGATTCGCCGCCCTATCATCAACAAGAACTACAAGGCGGAGATAGACAAGATGTATGAGGAGTAA
- the prfB gene encoding peptide chain release factor 2: MITADQLKDVMDRADALHHYLNIDQKKVEFEEEQLRTQAPDFWEDPKYAQEQMKKVKGIQKWLDGYKTVRLYADELQLAFDFYKDEMVTEEEVDADYAKAIKAIEDLELKNMLRQKEDPMDCVLKINSGAGGTESQDWAQMLMRMYMRWAEAHGYKVTITDMLEGDEAGIKSVTMTIEGGEYAYGYLKSENGVHRLVRVSPFNAQGKRMTSFASVFVTPLVDDTIEVYVDPAKLSWDTFRSSGAGGQNVNKVESGVRLRYWYTDPDTGEEEEILIENTETRDQPKNRAKALLLLKSQLYDRAMKKRLEAKAKIEAGKKKIEWGSQIRSYVFDDRRVKDHRTNYQTSDVDGVMDGKIDDFIKAYLMEFPTNDDEQQ, encoded by the coding sequence ATGATTACAGCTGACCAGTTGAAGGATGTGATGGACAGAGCTGACGCTCTGCATCACTATCTCAATATAGACCAGAAGAAAGTAGAATTCGAAGAGGAGCAGCTCCGCACCCAGGCTCCTGACTTTTGGGAAGACCCGAAGTATGCACAGGAGCAGATGAAGAAGGTGAAAGGCATCCAGAAATGGCTCGACGGTTATAAGACTGTACGTCTTTATGCCGATGAACTGCAGCTTGCCTTCGATTTCTATAAAGATGAAATGGTAACCGAGGAAGAGGTGGATGCTGATTATGCCAAGGCGATCAAAGCCATCGAAGACCTGGAGTTGAAGAACATGCTTCGCCAGAAGGAAGACCCGATGGACTGCGTGCTCAAGATTAATTCCGGTGCCGGTGGTACAGAAAGTCAGGACTGGGCACAGATGCTGATGCGTATGTATATGCGCTGGGCTGAGGCTCATGGCTACAAGGTAACCATCACCGATATGCTGGAAGGCGATGAGGCTGGTATCAAGAGCGTGACGATGACCATCGAGGGCGGTGAGTACGCTTATGGTTATCTGAAGAGCGAGAACGGTGTGCACCGACTGGTGCGTGTTTCTCCTTTCAATGCCCAGGGCAAGCGAATGACCAGTTTCGCCAGTGTCTTCGTAACTCCGCTGGTAGATGATACCATCGAGGTATATGTCGACCCAGCCAAACTCTCCTGGGATACCTTCCGTTCGAGTGGTGCCGGTGGTCAGAATGTGAATAAGGTTGAATCCGGTGTCCGTCTGCGTTATTGGTATACTGACCCTGATACCGGCGAGGAAGAAGAAATCCTCATCGAGAATACCGAGACCCGTGACCAGCCAAAGAACCGTGCCAAGGCATTGTTGCTCTTGAAGAGCCAACTCTACGACCGCGCCATGAAGAAGCGTCTGGAGGCTAAGGCTAAGATTGAGGCTGGTAAGAAGAAGATAGAGTGGGGAAGCCAGATTAGAAGTTATGTCTTCGACGACCGTCGTGTGAAAGACCACCGTACCAACTATCAGACATCGGATGTAGATGGCGTGATGGACGGCAAGATAGATGATTTCATCAAGGCATACCTGATGGAGTTCCCTACGAATGATGACGAACAACAATAA
- a CDS encoding M20 family metallo-hydrolase produces MMTQEEYVSDAVDLLKKLIATPSVSRNEKEAADIMEQTIRKYGFEPHREANNIWIIDPHYDESRPTLLLNAHIDTVKPVASWTRNPFSPDVEEGVLYGLGSNDCGGGLCSLLQIFRMLTAKPQQYNLIYLASAEEEVSGKDGITRALPLLPHIDLAIVGEPTGMNPAVAEKGLMVLDVIAHGKSGHAARNEGVNAIYEALDDMRWIRDYKFEKVSEFLGPTKMTLTVVNAGTQHNVIPDKCTMLVDIRTNEFYDNEEVYEFICQHLKSEVKAHSFRLKSSRIDPAHPLIRKCVAMGMKPFGSPTLSDQALMHFPSFKLGPGESSRSHSADEFIKISEIADAIAKYKELLDGAAI; encoded by the coding sequence ATGATGACACAAGAAGAATATGTAAGCGATGCCGTGGATTTGCTGAAAAAGCTCATCGCCACCCCATCTGTAAGCAGAAACGAGAAGGAGGCTGCCGACATCATGGAGCAGACCATCCGCAAATATGGTTTCGAACCTCATCGTGAGGCGAACAACATCTGGATTATCGACCCTCATTACGATGAGAGCCGACCTACCCTGCTGCTCAACGCTCACATCGATACCGTGAAGCCTGTGGCTTCATGGACGCGCAACCCGTTTTCACCGGATGTTGAAGAGGGTGTACTTTATGGTTTGGGCAGCAACGATTGCGGCGGCGGACTCTGTTCGCTCCTCCAGATATTCAGAATGCTGACCGCAAAGCCTCAGCAGTATAATCTTATCTATCTGGCATCCGCCGAAGAAGAGGTGTCGGGAAAGGATGGCATTACCCGTGCCCTGCCTTTGCTTCCGCATATCGACCTTGCCATCGTAGGTGAACCTACCGGCATGAACCCGGCTGTTGCCGAAAAGGGACTGATGGTGCTGGATGTGATTGCTCACGGAAAGAGCGGTCATGCTGCCCGCAACGAGGGAGTAAACGCTATCTACGAGGCATTGGATGATATGCGATGGATTCGTGACTATAAGTTTGAGAAAGTGAGCGAGTTCCTGGGACCTACCAAGATGACGCTTACCGTAGTGAATGCCGGAACCCAGCACAATGTGATTCCGGATAAGTGTACGATGCTTGTGGATATCCGCACCAACGAGTTTTACGACAACGAGGAGGTTTACGAGTTTATCTGCCAGCACCTGAAGAGCGAGGTGAAGGCCCACAGTTTCCGTCTGAAGTCATCCCGCATCGACCCGGCGCATCCTCTTATCAGGAAATGTGTAGCCATGGGCATGAAGCCGTTCGGCAGTCCTACCCTCAGCGACCAGGCTCTGATGCACTTCCCATCCTTCAAACTGGGTCCGGGCGAATCTTCCCGCTCCCATTCAGCCGATGAATTTATCAAAATAAGCGAGATAGCTGATGCTATCGCCAAATACAAAGAGCTCTTAGATGGCGCTGCCATCTAA
- a CDS encoding sodium-dependent transporter produces the protein METRGNFGSKLGVILATAGSAVGLGNVWRFPYMAGQNGGAAFILIYLVCIILLGLPGMMSEFIIGRHSASNAARAYSNLGKHKAWGALGLMGVITSMIILGFYAVVAGWCLQYLYASIMGGVHGDAEYVKTYFQTFSADPIRPTLWAVGFILLTHMVVVRGVRNGIEKASKILMPMLFFLLIVIVIASCSLPGAMKGVEFLLKPDFSKVDENVLLEALGQAFFSLSMGTACLCTYASYFNRQTNLLKSATLIVTIDTVIAVLAGLMIFPAAFSVGVQPDSGPSLIFITLPNVFQEAFGNMPVVGYVISVLFYALLVLAALTSTISMHEIGTAFIYEEGKISRAKGAWFETVVCCIIAVFCSLSQGAVPDLGFFGKDFLSNCDNFTAQLLMPLSSFITCLFLGWYVPKKIVRDEFTNWGTLKGTLFPVFLFTIRFICPICIFLIFLHQFGVI, from the coding sequence ATGGAAACAAGAGGAAATTTTGGTAGTAAGTTGGGCGTTATTCTTGCCACAGCCGGCTCTGCAGTCGGTTTGGGTAATGTGTGGCGTTTCCCTTATATGGCAGGTCAGAATGGTGGTGCCGCCTTCATTCTCATCTATTTGGTATGTATCATCCTGCTCGGATTGCCTGGCATGATGAGTGAATTCATCATCGGCCGCCATTCCGCTTCTAATGCAGCCCGAGCTTATTCCAATTTGGGAAAGCATAAGGCTTGGGGTGCTTTGGGCTTGATGGGTGTCATCACCTCTATGATTATCCTGGGTTTCTATGCCGTAGTGGCTGGCTGGTGCCTGCAGTATCTCTATGCCAGTATCATGGGCGGTGTTCATGGCGATGCGGAGTATGTGAAGACCTATTTCCAGACCTTTTCAGCCGATCCTATCCGTCCTACCTTATGGGCAGTAGGTTTTATCCTGCTTACCCACATGGTGGTAGTACGTGGTGTGCGCAATGGTATAGAGAAAGCATCCAAGATACTGATGCCTATGCTCTTCTTCCTGTTGATTGTGATTGTGATAGCTTCCTGCTCTCTGCCGGGAGCGATGAAAGGAGTGGAGTTCCTGCTGAAGCCGGATTTCTCTAAGGTAGATGAGAATGTGTTGCTCGAAGCGCTGGGACAGGCGTTCTTCTCTTTGAGTATGGGTACGGCTTGTCTGTGTACTTATGCCTCTTACTTCAACAGACAGACCAATCTCTTGAAGTCTGCTACTCTGATTGTGACCATTGATACGGTAATCGCCGTATTGGCAGGTTTGATGATATTCCCTGCAGCCTTCTCGGTAGGTGTGCAGCCAGACAGTGGTCCTTCGCTCATCTTCATTACCTTGCCAAACGTATTCCAGGAGGCTTTCGGTAACATGCCGGTTGTCGGTTATGTGATTTCGGTGTTATTCTATGCTTTGCTTGTATTGGCAGCCTTGACTTCTACCATCTCTATGCACGAGATAGGTACCGCCTTTATTTATGAGGAGGGTAAGATAAGCCGTGCCAAGGGAGCCTGGTTCGAGACCGTTGTTTGCTGCATCATAGCCGTATTCTGCTCGCTCTCTCAGGGTGCCGTACCTGATTTGGGTTTCTTCGGCAAGGATTTCCTGAGCAATTGTGACAACTTTACTGCCCAGCTGCTCATGCCGTTGAGTTCATTCATCACCTGTCTGTTCCTGGGATGGTATGTGCCAAAGAAGATTGTGCGTGATGAGTTTACTAACTGGGGAACCTTGAAGGGAACTCTCTTCCCAGTCTTCCTGTTCACCATCCGTTTTATCTGTCCAATCTGTATTTTCCTTATCTTCCTGCACCAGTTTGGTGTCATTTAG
- a CDS encoding alpha-amylase family glycosyl hydrolase encodes MKKTINYGLLMLVMLFSMASNIFADNKYGLKDNIQDGVILHCFDWTLADIQEEIPNIAKAGFTAVQTSPVHERAGKGSVWYDVYRPYDFKIGNGLGTEADLKVLCAKAHEYGVKVIVDVVANHTDHPNVAARLKDASLYHERFGVGNWNDRHQVTFGMIGMWDLDTNNPTVQAIIKQYIQDLKACGVDGVRWDAIKHIGLPSEGDSFMQNVVDQEMYNYGEILDGTGGDDKTLFPEYQTYMSITDNGYGNGFADSFAGGSINGSVGNFNQRKAKTEKLVYWGESHDTYANDGGESKNKSQNVIDRAYAVVAGNNGATALYFSRPFQKDKGAIKFGDKGSVHFKDAEVAQVNYMHNVCAGEPNYYVKGNGVCAQVRKSGAIIVLGNGSDRDVTVANGAGDGKWLKPGTYKDMVGGGAFTVNASTISGHVDESGIAVIYNAGSIVLPPEVVFNPADGTAFSDETLTVTATPLNAVSAWIQVNDGAKQDFTADKQFTVGADVAYGKNVTITWGATDKEGKTETGSVTYKKVKAYVPELGKADEISCFLETSNAAAAVYVWNNKVKPVIKYAGEWNDAINKKLPLVGKSVSGKNVFKWTYDGTETTAPAQLIFLDGNGNKITADVDFVNHGYYVDGTYSTTVTKVHEDEIVDPEYVYFDNASNWENVYCYFYNGKTSSTAWPGVKMTYDASASHNGKTGWYKVQIPTAYLKAKFFINDGTAGTPVNGENASTEQVVK; translated from the coding sequence ATGAAAAAGACAATCAATTATGGTCTTCTGATGTTGGTGATGCTCTTCAGCATGGCATCCAACATCTTTGCAGACAACAAATATGGTCTTAAAGACAATATTCAGGATGGTGTCATCCTTCATTGTTTCGACTGGACGTTGGCAGATATCCAGGAAGAAATTCCTAATATCGCCAAGGCAGGCTTTACTGCCGTTCAGACTTCTCCTGTTCACGAAAGAGCAGGTAAAGGATCCGTCTGGTATGATGTTTATCGTCCATACGATTTTAAAATAGGTAATGGTCTTGGTACTGAAGCTGACCTGAAGGTCCTCTGTGCTAAGGCTCATGAGTATGGTGTCAAGGTAATTGTGGATGTTGTTGCCAACCATACCGACCATCCTAACGTGGCTGCACGCTTGAAGGACGCGAGTCTTTATCATGAACGATTTGGTGTGGGTAACTGGAATGACCGCCATCAGGTTACATTTGGTATGATTGGAATGTGGGACCTCGATACCAACAATCCTACTGTGCAAGCCATCATCAAACAATACATCCAGGATTTGAAGGCCTGTGGTGTGGATGGTGTACGTTGGGATGCTATCAAGCACATTGGTTTGCCTTCTGAGGGTGACTCTTTTATGCAGAATGTGGTGGATCAGGAGATGTACAACTATGGTGAGATCCTTGATGGTACTGGTGGTGATGATAAGACCCTTTTCCCAGAGTATCAGACCTACATGAGTATTACCGATAATGGTTATGGTAACGGCTTTGCCGATTCTTTCGCTGGTGGTTCTATCAATGGATCTGTTGGCAATTTCAATCAGAGAAAAGCAAAGACAGAAAAGTTGGTTTATTGGGGTGAAAGCCATGATACTTATGCCAACGATGGTGGTGAGTCAAAGAATAAAAGCCAGAATGTTATCGACCGTGCTTATGCAGTTGTAGCAGGAAACAATGGAGCTACCGCTCTTTATTTCTCTCGTCCTTTCCAGAAGGATAAGGGAGCTATCAAATTTGGTGATAAGGGAAGTGTTCACTTCAAAGATGCTGAAGTAGCTCAGGTAAACTACATGCACAACGTTTGTGCCGGCGAGCCAAACTATTATGTAAAAGGTAATGGCGTTTGTGCTCAGGTTCGTAAGAGTGGCGCTATTATCGTATTGGGAAATGGTTCTGACCGTGACGTGACTGTAGCCAATGGTGCTGGCGACGGCAAGTGGCTCAAGCCTGGTACTTATAAGGATATGGTAGGCGGTGGTGCTTTCACCGTCAATGCTTCTACAATCTCTGGTCATGTTGACGAGTCAGGTATTGCTGTCATCTATAATGCTGGTTCTATTGTGCTGCCTCCTGAGGTTGTTTTCAATCCAGCTGATGGTACAGCCTTCTCTGATGAGACGCTCACTGTGACTGCTACTCCTTTGAATGCTGTTTCTGCCTGGATTCAGGTGAATGATGGTGCTAAGCAGGATTTTACTGCTGACAAGCAGTTTACTGTAGGTGCTGATGTTGCCTATGGTAAGAATGTTACTATCACTTGGGGTGCAACTGACAAGGAAGGCAAGACAGAAACAGGTTCGGTAACTTACAAGAAGGTGAAGGCTTACGTTCCAGAATTGGGCAAGGCTGACGAAATCTCCTGTTTCTTGGAGACATCCAATGCGGCAGCAGCCGTATATGTATGGAATAACAAGGTTAAGCCTGTAATTAAGTATGCTGGTGAATGGAATGATGCTATCAATAAAAAGTTGCCTCTTGTAGGTAAGAGTGTTTCTGGAAAGAATGTCTTCAAGTGGACTTATGATGGCACCGAGACAACTGCTCCTGCTCAACTCATTTTCTTGGATGGTAATGGAAATAAGATAACTGCTGACGTGGACTTTGTCAACCACGGCTACTATGTTGACGGAACATACAGCACTACTGTGACCAAGGTACATGAAGATGAGATCGTTGATCCAGAGTATGTTTACTTCGATAACGCTTCCAACTGGGAGAATGTTTATTGCTACTTCTATAATGGTAAAACATCTTCTACCGCATGGCCAGGAGTCAAGATGACTTACGATGCCTCTGCTTCTCATAATGGTAAGACTGGTTGGTATAAGGTTCAGATTCCTACGGCATATCTCAAGGCTAAGTTCTTTATCAACGATGGTACTGCCGGTACTCCTGTTAATGGCGAGAATGCCTCTACTGAACAGGTAGTGAAGTAA
- a CDS encoding helix-hairpin-helix domain-containing protein translates to MPSEKQQAHNDSIIRYATREHPGYYEDGLQSSEVFAFDPNTASQSDFQRLGLESWQARSIIKYRNKGGIFRTPRDFARVYGLTKKQFEKLLPFIRIGKDYQLAANFYPRERYNYGYQETVPRTREERKKDSTQYSYPRKLKEGQYININSADTTELQKIPGIGSYYARSIIRYRERLGGFVSMSQIQEVEGVPETALHYMNIDAKHIRKMNVNQLSLTELRKHPYLNFYQAKEIVNYRRTHGPLKNAEELRLLKDFPPAEIERIKPYLAY, encoded by the coding sequence ATGCCCTCAGAAAAGCAACAAGCTCATAACGATAGTATCATCAGATATGCCACAAGGGAGCATCCAGGCTATTATGAAGACGGACTTCAGTCGAGCGAAGTATTCGCCTTTGACCCCAATACGGCAAGCCAATCTGATTTTCAACGGCTGGGACTGGAATCATGGCAAGCCAGAAGCATCATCAAATATCGAAATAAAGGAGGCATCTTCAGGACACCTAGAGACTTTGCACGGGTTTACGGACTAACCAAGAAGCAATTCGAAAAACTGCTGCCCTTTATCAGAATTGGTAAAGACTACCAGCTGGCTGCCAACTTTTACCCAAGAGAAAGATACAACTACGGCTATCAAGAGACAGTTCCAAGAACAAGAGAAGAAAGAAAGAAGGATAGTACCCAATACAGTTATCCAAGAAAACTGAAAGAAGGTCAGTATATCAACATCAATTCTGCTGATACGACCGAACTGCAGAAAATTCCCGGCATAGGCTCTTACTATGCCAGAAGCATCATCCGTTACAGAGAGCGGTTAGGCGGTTTTGTTTCCATGAGCCAGATACAAGAAGTGGAAGGCGTGCCCGAGACAGCCCTCCACTATATGAATATTGATGCAAAACATATCCGGAAAATGAATGTCAACCAGCTCAGTTTAACCGAATTGCGCAAACATCCTTACCTGAACTTTTACCAGGCAAAGGAAATCGTAAACTACCGCAGAACCCATGGTCCGCTGAAAAATGCTGAAGAGCTGCGTCTCCTCAAAGACTTTCCACCTGCCGAAATAGAAAGAATCAAGCCGTATCTTGCCTACTAG